In Burkholderia sp. WP9, a genomic segment contains:
- a CDS encoding MSMEG_0570 family nitrogen starvation response protein, whose translation MPVMHFRIQWPDGDEANCYSPSLVIGDFFTPGEAYALEDFVERSRQALGIASERVREKYGFACSAAMDQLAQIERDAARFRDRPDATVKVIEFS comes from the coding sequence ATGCCTGTCATGCACTTTCGCATTCAATGGCCCGATGGCGACGAAGCGAACTGTTATTCGCCTTCGCTCGTGATCGGCGATTTTTTTACGCCGGGCGAGGCCTATGCGCTCGAGGATTTCGTCGAACGTTCCCGGCAGGCGTTGGGCATCGCGTCCGAGCGCGTGCGCGAGAAATACGGCTTTGCCTGCTCGGCGGCAATGGACCAGCTTGCACAGATCGAGCGCGACGCGGCGCGCTTTCGCGATCGGCCGGACGCGACCGTCAAGGTCATCGAATTCAGCTAG
- a CDS encoding sll0787 family AIR synthase-like protein: MTVADLVASLRESRGFRHKTDIVGVVDSLAKRLPRGARDLAQAVALGDDCAALADGDGYLLFAIEGMVSDFVSAMPWFAGYSSVMVNVSDIYAMGGRPLAVVDALWSQGIGAAEQVLAGMAAASLAYGVPIVGGHTNTRSDAAQLAVSIVGRAKALLSSFNAKPGDSLMMAVDLRGRFEEPYPFWNASVDAPPERLRGDLELLPQLAESGLCDAAKDISMAGTLGTALMLLECSEVGARVDLARIPAPEGVPLERWVTAFPSFGYLLSVRPEQVETVQAKFSARSLACSVIGSVDATSQVVLHRQDDAATLWDFRREPFIVGKGAAK; encoded by the coding sequence ATGACTGTCGCCGACCTTGTCGCGAGTCTGCGCGAGAGCCGCGGATTCCGGCACAAGACCGATATCGTGGGTGTCGTCGACTCGCTGGCGAAGCGCTTGCCGCGCGGCGCGCGCGATCTCGCGCAGGCTGTGGCGCTCGGCGACGACTGCGCCGCGCTCGCCGACGGGGACGGCTATCTGCTTTTCGCTATCGAAGGCATGGTCAGCGATTTCGTGAGCGCCATGCCGTGGTTCGCCGGCTATAGCAGCGTGATGGTCAACGTAAGCGATATCTATGCGATGGGCGGGCGGCCATTGGCGGTGGTGGATGCGCTGTGGAGTCAGGGCATCGGCGCGGCGGAGCAGGTGTTGGCGGGCATGGCGGCGGCTTCGCTCGCGTATGGCGTGCCGATTGTCGGCGGCCACACGAATACGCGCAGCGATGCAGCGCAACTGGCGGTGTCGATTGTCGGCCGCGCGAAGGCGTTGCTGTCGAGTTTCAACGCGAAACCCGGTGACAGCCTGATGATGGCTGTCGATCTGCGCGGCCGCTTCGAAGAGCCGTATCCGTTCTGGAATGCTTCGGTGGATGCGCCGCCCGAGCGTCTAAGGGGCGATCTCGAACTGCTGCCGCAACTGGCGGAGAGCGGCCTGTGCGACGCCGCGAAGGATATCAGCATGGCGGGCACGCTAGGCACGGCGTTGATGTTGCTCGAGTGTTCGGAGGTCGGCGCGCGGGTCGATCTCGCGCGCATCCCCGCACCCGAGGGTGTGCCGCTGGAACGCTGGGTGACCGCGTTTCCGAGTTTTGGATATCTGCTGTCCGTGCGGCCCGAACAGGTGGAGACCGTACAAGCAAAGTTCAGCGCCCGATCGCTTGCGTGCTCAGTGATCGGTTCCGTGGATGCAACGAGCCAGGTGGTCCTGCATCGGCAGGATGACGCCGCTACGCTATGGGACTTCCGGCGTGAGCCGTTCATCGTCGGAAAGGGGGCGGCGAAATGA
- a CDS encoding MSMEG_0565 family glycosyltransferase, with product MSALRIALLTHSVNPRGGVVHTLELASALTALGHEVTVFVPAAPGESLFRLPPCRVVYAPIVLVQVNTVAMVEARIDAFRRALIEHDAVAFDVLHAQDSISGNALAELKAQGLIHGFIRTVHHLDHFEDPRLAAWQRRAFQDADHVLCVSDTWAREMQSVYGISASTVPNGVDVAHFSSRRDQHDAQLRQRFGLQGGPIVLAVGGIEARKNTLGLLEAFASVRSGLPQAQLVIAGGASLLDHDAYSRRLLQRASELGLSIGPHESVVLTGPLEDAVMPALFRSADVLSMVSLREGFGLVVLEALASGTPVVVSSIAPFTEYLDDATCCWADPDDVESIAAALVRALGENGIDFENAVPALLARFSWAASARCHVDAYRRFLAKRALLTH from the coding sequence ATGAGCGCGCTGCGTATCGCGTTGCTCACGCATTCGGTCAATCCGCGCGGTGGCGTGGTGCACACGCTCGAACTGGCGAGCGCATTGACGGCGCTTGGGCACGAGGTAACGGTGTTCGTGCCGGCCGCGCCCGGCGAGAGCCTGTTTCGTTTGCCGCCTTGCCGAGTGGTGTATGCGCCTATCGTTCTGGTTCAGGTCAATACGGTTGCGATGGTCGAGGCCCGAATCGATGCATTCCGGCGCGCGTTGATCGAGCACGACGCAGTTGCGTTCGACGTACTGCACGCGCAGGACAGCATCAGCGGCAACGCGCTGGCTGAGTTGAAAGCGCAGGGTCTTATTCACGGCTTCATTCGCACAGTGCATCACCTGGATCATTTCGAAGATCCGCGACTGGCGGCCTGGCAGCGCCGTGCGTTTCAGGATGCCGACCACGTGTTGTGTGTGAGCGATACATGGGCGCGAGAGATGCAGTCGGTATACGGCATCAGCGCAAGCACTGTGCCGAACGGTGTAGACGTGGCGCATTTTTCTTCGCGACGCGATCAGCACGACGCGCAACTGCGGCAGCGTTTCGGACTGCAAGGCGGCCCGATCGTGCTGGCGGTGGGCGGTATCGAAGCGCGCAAGAACACGCTGGGCCTGCTCGAAGCGTTTGCCTCGGTGCGCAGCGGTTTGCCGCAAGCGCAACTCGTCATTGCAGGCGGCGCGAGCCTTCTCGACCACGACGCCTACAGCCGACGCTTGCTGCAACGGGCGAGTGAGTTGGGCCTGTCGATCGGACCTCATGAAAGCGTCGTGCTGACCGGCCCACTCGAAGACGCCGTCATGCCCGCTCTGTTTCGAAGCGCCGATGTTCTGTCGATGGTGTCGCTGCGCGAAGGTTTCGGTCTTGTCGTGCTGGAAGCGCTGGCGAGCGGCACACCGGTGGTGGTGTCCTCGATTGCGCCATTCACCGAGTATCTCGACGACGCCACCTGCTGCTGGGCCGATCCTGACGACGTGGAATCGATCGCCGCGGCCCTTGTGCGTGCGTTGGGTGAAAACGGTATCGATTTCGAGAATGCCGTGCCCGCGTTACTCGCGCGCTTTAGCTGGGCGGCGAGCGCACGGTGCCATGTGGATGCCTACCGCCGTTTCCTCGCGAAGCGCGCTCTGCTTACCCATTGA